GAAGAGGCAGAGCAAGGTTGGAATATCCCTCAAGTGAAAGAACGGAAATCAGTGGCATggcagagtagtggttagcacaatgctttacagtacaagcaaccccaggttcagttccctgaactgtctgtaaggaggttgtatgttctccctgtgaccacatgggtttccaccgggtgctctggtttcctcccacagtccaaagacgcactgACTGATAAGTTAATGGGTGATTGCAAATTGTCCCGagaataggctagggttaaatttggGGTTGttaggctcaaagggctggaagggtgtATTCCACACCATGTCTCAATAAGTAACTACTggaagtgctggaaatctgatgTTACTAATCGTCATTCTTGTCTAGCTTTAAACTGTAGAGACATCCAGACCATtctccatttttttaaaatttcaggtCATCAtagttgcaaactcagtcacctccatcatgggcactagcctcccagcaACCAGAatgtcttcaaggagcgatgcctcaaaaaggtggcatcaattattaaggacccccatcacccaggtcatgccctcttctcattgctaccatcagggaggaagtacaggagcctgaaggcacacactgaacagTACAAAAGTACctgcttcccctttgccatcagatttctgaatggacatgaacaCAACCtacttttttcctctctctctctctctgcacttatttaatttttaaaatgtatatttactgtaatttacagctatgtattgcaatatactgctgtcatgtaacagcaaatttcaccatattccagtgatattaaacccgactGATTCAATGTGAATGGACAGAAGCATTGACTTTctcttcctagatgctgcctgacatgtgaGTATTTGTGTCaccttttaattttattttaggtAATTCAGCTTGGGATTGGTCAGACCGAACACAGAATATGGTGAGCTGTTTCGATCCTCTtacccaagaaaggatgtgctggcattggaaaagttcacaagaattgtcagaattatcctgggaacgaaagggttaatgtatgagtagTTGGTAGCTCTAGACCTGTACTACTCTGCTTCTATaactcatggtcttctgctgactGCCCTTTTAAAGACTACAAATTAACCCCACTGGACTGTAATTTCTACCTCGTTCCCGTGCTTTCTAAATGAAGACAGGAAGATGAGaaaataatttgcattttgattcCCTTTCAACCATCTAAGTGTACTTCTGCTTATTTTTTGTTCCAACAAACTTTTACATAGTCCTTTGTGAacagatacatggatagaaaaggttgggagggatatgggccaaggaCCTGTTCAATACTGTACCAATAGTTGTGTAACTTTATGCTAGTAAGGTGGCTACTGCGAAAacgttctaactggttgcatcactgtttaggatgtggggtggggggggggggaatcaaaataagctgcatgGAGTTGTAAACATCATCAGCTCCATCTgtagtatccagaacatcttcaaggagcaatgcctcataaaggtggcattcatcattaaggactcccatcacccaggtcatgtcttGTTCCCATTGCTGTCATCACGAAGGAAGTAAagaaggctgaagacacacattcaacaattcaggaacagcttcttcccctctgccatcagatttctgaatgaacattgaacctatgaacatcacctcactacttttttatttctatttttgaactAATTTTATTTAACTCTTTAATATATACacctactgtaattcattttctattatgtattgcactgtacagctgttgcaaagacaaatttcatgacatctgctgctgatattaaatatgatttctgattctgattatgccaAATTGTCCTATTGCAATGATGCACCAAGGTCATCATTTCAAATttactactttttttaaaaaagcttcaaCCTTACACCTGAGGCCCAAATAACTGAGTGGCATTGCCATATGTCAAGACATTTTGCAGTTAATGAAAaatactacagatgctggaaatttgaacctCAGACTGCAAGTGATGTaataactcagcaagtcaggcagcatctgcggagagagAATCagcattaatgtttcaggttataacttcttcagaactgggaaagagttTTTCCCCCAGTCTCAAACCTGAACTGTTAACCCTGGATTTCTCTCCAAAAACGTTGCCTGGCCTGCCTAGTTAACCCAAAGCTTTCAGTTTTTGTTTCATTTCCTTCTTGTTCTCTGAACACCAACTCCactacccgccccccccccaacccctgccccaatcACCCCTGACATAAAATGGTCCCAAGCCTGTGGGTCTGTACTTTAAATAACAATTTAACAACAATGGCATCAAACCCACCCGTGGTTTTGTTGTTCGGCGGCGGTTGGCTGGTGAACTTCAGTCGCAGGTTACAGGAGCTGGTATTTCTCTGCCAAAGTGCCGTCGGTGGAAAGTTTTCTTGTGTGTGGTGAATTCACCAGAGCAACTTATCTACAAACTCACATCTGCAGAAGACTGCAGGAAACTGGAAgtcgaagagaaaaaaaatcccacGAATGAGCGTGACCCAGAGGTGAGGTTGAAAAGCGATATGTCCTTTCACCCAGTTTACTTTTAAGTGCACTCATTAATCACACTCATTAATCGTTGTGCTGATTTCACCATAGTATGACTTGAGGGAGTTTCGATACTAAACAAATTGTTGTCTTTTCTTCCCCATTTAGATCAGCTCTCAATTACAAACAATTTTCTGCCTACAAAAAAAATTTCATTCAAATGAAATGTTGAATTTAGAGGCGTTTTGTTGGTAATATTTTCGAGCTTTAAATCAAATAACCTTTAGTGCTGAGTCAAGTTGTTATTCCTTGTGCTGAATACGAACTCTGTCATTGACCGCGATGGAATTTTAATGTATAACCAGAATTTCTGAGACCGCAGCTACAAATGATTAACCAGTAACAGCTGACGATTAAAAGCCAATACAATTTCACAGTCCAGCACAAAAAGGTTTGCATTATTTTTACATTATTCGTTAAGAATATTATCCCTATAAGATCCGTTTCCCACAACATacccgaccacctgggcccttcCAGCATTTTCAATTTTAATTGCATTTTTATCTTCTCGCTCTCTGATAAACGCTATGGTCAGTGAAGGTGTTTCCCGTACGGGAAATACACAGGCAGTTTTTTTCGCAGCAAATCCCCGCAAATAATAAAGGCGCAGAGGTGCTGGCAAATTGgaacacccctctctctctctctccccccacctctccattcccctttccttctccaaATGAAATCCAACAAAGTTGAAATGATGGAGAGGTCAGCACAGATGGCCTCCAAACGTTTAAAGGCACTTGTGGAAACTCCCGAAAAGGCTTTGAATGTTGGTGCCTATCACAATGTGTAAGATAAATGGTGGCCAGGAAGCAAGAAAAGTCTCCAGCTTTTCATTTTTACAGAAGTGCACCATGATCTTTTTGTACCTCAGCCtcagggttagaggactgtgtgtgttggggggcggggggtgatGGAGCTTATTGCCTGTTGCGTTCTGTGTTCCTCTGCCAAACAGTTGTGGGCATGTGCTACTTTGGCGCCGGAGTGTGTGGCGACGCCTGCCTCCGGCACACCGCACCGCAAACAACGCGTTTCCCTCCacgtttcgatgtacgtgtggtAAATAAATCTTGAATATGAAATTGCTCCAAGCTTTAGCTTTCCCTGACTTTGAAAGTTCTCCTGCTCGCCAAGTCTCCGAGGTTATAACTCTGATCTTGGCGTCCAGCTCGACACCTTCTCCCACAAGTCTACCATTGACTCCATTAGTCTAAACCCCAAGCTCAGAAATTCACTTCCCTCTCCAACCCTAACTTTTTCTTTGATTGTGAACTAGATTAAAAGGTTGCCTCAAATTTGAGGGCAGCAGGGCTCTTACTACACGGTTCAGTTTTATGTTCTGTTCTCTCCCACATCTCTCTTTAAAATTGTGGTTGCCACAGATCTCTCGGACCATCGAACTGACATTTTGTCCTGTAACAATTTTATTCTGATTATGCTGCAGAGTAAGATGGCGGCAAGCTCAGATGCTGCGGCATCCCTGGGTCCAACCAAAGGTGTGATTGTTCTTCCTTTACATCTTTTTCACGACTTCAGGACACTGCTGGCTGTTAAGGGCATCAAGCATGGCAGGTCCACCCTGTCAGTAAGTTGCTGGATAGTGATGGAGCTGGACTCgttgtgcaccatactgtttcAGCCACCAAGGAAGGAGGAGGTGGTGCACAAACCAATGAACAGGGACCATTGTCCTGGACATTCCTTCGCTGGTGAGACCGATGGTGGGGAAGCTGCGTGGCCTTGGTTGTGGCACGGACCAGGCCTCATTCGTGCCTCGGAGTCACCTGCTGTGGCCGCCAAGGAAGGAGGCGCTGGAGCTAGTTGTGCGCCGCTGGATTCCACGCTGGTCCCTTCCATCAgtactgccctccagtgttcacttgacAGGAGACGAGCTGGATGGCATTGGACTGCAGCGGTACTGTGctgtgcagaaacatggctccaggacaacttccatgtaccatcaatcttcaggccatgacactcaggtGACGTTATTTATTTTAATACTTTTTGTTGACTATGATTTTCTGCTGGATAATATTATCCACTATATGTGCTGCGTGTAGACTTAACACTGCttcatttggctgtgttcatgtgcatggttgaatggcaattaaacttggGAAGGGGCTTGTGTGACCTACAGTTCTGCAGAAATTCCAGTTGTCATTTACAGGTAACCCTAACAGGCTGCACGAAACACTGCAGTTAATTTCACAGAGATGAAACAAAAGTTTGTTGCTTGTGCAAAGTGTCAAATCTGAAGTTTGTTTCCAAGGAGGTGGAAAACTTACAGTCACCAGGCATGAAGCAGAATGGAAAAGTTGAGCATTGTACAGTGTCACATTTTAACTTTATGACAAAATATTTTTATATCAGAGTGTCTATAAGGCAATACAAGATGTGGTTGCTAAGGCCATTGACAAAGCCAATAATTTCAGTTCTTGTTTTTAAGATAGGAATAACAAGACTTTCTTTGCAATCATCTAGGAAATTGCATCTTAAAATCAGGAGTCTGGGGAGCAGAATTTTAAATGGATGTAATGTACTGGGCTGCTGGGGCAATTCCAAGATTAATTTAATTTCGCACAGGGTAATTTCATGGAATTGTGCACTGTTATGCAGACAAACCTCCTTACTACAAGCTCTACAGAATCTTAAGACACACAGTTTTGATCAGTACAAATTCATCCAGTGTGTATTGCTTAAAAACAAATGCCCCAAAATTAGATTCAAATATCCACACTCAATAAAATTCAGCATTGAACAAACAGCGGTTGAAACCAAAAACACAAGAtactcagcagatgctggaaatcttgagcaacagacacaaaatgctggaggaagttagcatgtcaggcagcatctatgaaggggtcGAAAGGATGAATGAACTGAATCTATGGACtgaccttcaaggactctacaaaccCATGTTCTTGctattatttatctattatt
The nucleotide sequence above comes from Hypanus sabinus isolate sHypSab1 chromosome 28, sHypSab1.hap1, whole genome shotgun sequence. Encoded proteins:
- the LOC132382534 gene encoding uncharacterized protein LOC132382534, encoding MCYFGAGVCGDACLRHTAPQTTRFPPRFDSKMAASSDAAASLGPTKGVIVLPLHLFHDFRTLLAVKGIKHGRSTLSVSCWIVMELDSLCTILFQPPRKEEVVHKPMNRDHCPGHSFAGETDGGEAAWPWLWHGPGLIRASESPAVAAKEGGAGASCAPLDSTLVPSISTALQCSLDRRRAGWHWTAAVLCCAETWLQDNFHVPSIFRP